The DNA sequence TTGGTATCGCATTTCTAGTAGAGGCGAGACTTGCTTATAGCATTACTAAGATTGTTGTGGTTTCATGATTTTTACGCAGAGAGATTGATATAATTGGAATTTTCCGATACCAGAACACATGGCCGCTGTGCCTTGAGTTTCTGAGAAGTGGTAAGATTGATGTGAAGCCCCTCATAACGCATCGGTTTGGATTTTCTCAGAAGGAGGTGGAAGAAGCCTTTGAAACCAGTGCTCGCGGAGGCAATGCCATTAAGGTCATGTTTAACCTGTAAAATCGATCGGATACAAGGATATTAATCATTTGGACCCAATCTTTGGTGATGTTTTTGTTTGCCTTAGTAATTTggggttttcttctttttggtaaAGTTAGTAATTTGGGTTTGTGGTTCTCTCGGTGTTGTACTTAttattaacctttttttttctctctcgttTAAAAATGTTGTCATCATGAACGAGTTAAGAAATTTGTCTTGTTGCATGTAGTGAATTATGATGTCGGATAAGCTTTTTTCTTCTGCTAAGTGCGATTTGGGTTCAAACCCTCCGCTTCTTTTAATGTAATACTAttgttaacaaaaataaaatataaattttgtgCCTACAACTGATCGTATTGTTATCTGAAAAATACTATTCTAAGATAAATATTCTattaatcaaataaacaaagaacatcatcaacatgaaataaaatttcatGATTACAAACACGATGGCAAGGCGATACAATATTTCAACCGCATAATTAACTGCATCCAACTACATGAAAAGATAATGATCACGATGACAAAACCTTGCATCACTTCCTAATGAAAATTTCATAACAAATAGTAAACTAAGAGAAAAGACCACCAATCATGTGAAAAAATGTTACTTTATATAATCCTCAACATTATTAGAGGCTTACATATACCAAAACTCGTTAACGGGGACTTTGTTATGTAAGCAGATTGGTGTGGAACTAGATCCTGTGCTAGAGCAACAGTTGTCGTGTAGCCAAGTTCACTTGCCCGATGCCAATGATACGAAGAGCTAGTTTTGCTACCCGAAAAGTCTACTTGCTTGCCGGATCCTTTCGTTTTCTAGTTTGCTTGGACTTTTAGTTTGAACAGATATTAttttagtgttcagtgtgcctTAGTACAAGATCGGAACTTCTAAAATTTCTATTCACTTCCTTCCCGTTCAAAGAGTTTGAAATGGAACTTCACTTCTAAGGGGCCGATTGGCCTCATTATGTAACTTTCTTTCCATCTTATTGAGACTTCAATCGATATACTACTCTATTTGAAGGTGATATTATTGTATCTTTGGAAAAACACACACAAGAAGTTTCTTCACCCAAAGACACAATGGAAGCTTATGTATTTCTCCTCGAGTTCAGCCCTGCACGATGCTTCACAACCGTGTGGATGGCAGCTGGCCACGTCAGGAGAAGGGCCAGGGCTTTCTTGGTTGGTTATTGATGGACGCCAACCCTCAACAACAACAGTACTGTGCAGTCTGTGCTGGTTTGCAGCCAAGAATGTCAAGAGCACCAGAGCAAACACAAGCCTCAAACCCATTGCAGCCGTTCCTTCCATTTGAAAGCACGCAAAATTTAGAGCCTCTGTTTCTCTTGTAGGGTTTAGTTAGTTGATGCTATCAAATAGTCCTTCATGCATGAAGTGGGTTTTTGTAGTAACTGAAAGGATGACTAATATGGAAGGAAATCCTTTTGGTGGATTCAAATCTAGTAATTACCAATGTTTATCTAGCTTCAGTTATAGAACCATTAATTACCTCtggtttaaattaatttttatgtttataccTTTTTCACGAAATTCACGCCTTCTAACAGTCTAACTATTGCGTTCTTATTTGTGAGTCTCACAAACATGAATGGTCAGGAGATCAACATAACATACTAATCCTAAAATTTGTCCTAATTGATACATGCATTGTTACCTATACAATGGGCATGTGTCTCGAGCTTTTAGAAGTGGTAACAATAGTGTGAGCCCTGTAACGCACTGGTTGAATTTTCTAAAAGGAAGGCGGAAGCCTGGAAGGCGTTTCTGAAACCCATGCTTGTGGTTCCGCGGGGAATGCCAATAAGCCAATGCTTGTAATGTTCTCATCTTTAATTGTATTTTTAGTTTCCTGATAAAGAAATGCACTGGATTCAATTTTGTTAGGTGGATCGGAATACGTATAATCGTATCTAAATTGAAATTCAAGCAAAACACActgataaaaaaaacaaacgagTATAGTCCTAACAAGATCTGAAATATTCATGTTTAATCATACTTctagttttaatttaaattaagaaCACTACATAAAGTTATTATTTGTCGGACAAAAAGTCTTTACCCAACGGAATACCTCATTTAGCTTAATTTGACGATTAAGCTAAATGAGGGGGCCAATGGTGTAGagatatgtaattttttttttttttggtaaactggATTTCATAACCAGGGCAAAGATGCCAAAGATTATACCGAAAGCCCACAGCAAGgcaatcaaccaaaaacaaagccGGAAGTGCAAGGGGAAGAAAACCCGACACTACCAGGAAGCACTAGGGTCACCCCTTGCACATCTGAATAAAATTAACGTGGGCAAGGTAGTCCATATTTATTAAGTACATTAACAAGTAAAGATGGGGTCTGTCAACCCAAGTAAAGTCACACGTCTCCACATAACTCTGCGACTGGTTGGCCGCCATATTGGCTTATCTTGGAGTCCAAGACTAGCGACAGTCATGGAAGGAATTGCCAACTTTCTTGCACTTTGATAAGATTGGAAACACCTCCCACCTGCCATTTGTGATGCTACCCTGTAAACATGAAATGGATTTCGGAGAATCAGATTCAacaaccacatgattgagaccCAAAGAGTGACCCAACTCACAGCCGCGAAGAATGGCTAAAGCCTCAGCAGCCGGAACACTACGGGCCTGAAAACGGAACCTCCGAGCAGCAATAAAATTACCCACAGCGTCCCTCACCACCGCTCAATGGCTGTTTTTGCTAAAATTGGAAGATGAAAAATGTGGTTGACCAAGAAAAAAGTTTCCAACTTTTAATGGGCCTGTAAAGGGctcaaaataaatttacaagAAATTGGGCCGTCAAGTCTCCTGGAGGTCAAGCTAAAGAGCCTGCTATCTCCAAGCAACGAATTTGTGGGAACCAAAGCgcgaatgagagagagagagagaggaattaGGTTTTGGTCTGTGAAGTCCATCCGCTATTGATGATCTCCTTGCTCGCACCTGTAAAATTGCGTTTCCCTCACGCTTCAGCTCGCACTCTTCATCCTCAAACGTAGCAGCCGCCGACCTCCAGCTGCAACCTCTAGTTATCTCCGGCCGTCGCATCGCCGACAGCAATTAGCCAAACTCATCTCCAGGTAGATTTTTCGTTTTCATTTGATTCTGATTGATTTTCCCTCTCTGTTTTTTTATTCATCGGGTTAGATACACACGATAGTTCTGTTGATTTTGTTAAGTTGATTTGAATTTATACCAAATTTACCTAGTTTTTAGTACCATTGTTTGTTTTCTGGTATGTCGAATCCTTGATAGAGTTAGTGGATAAAGGATTGAAATTTTGCAACTTAGGGTCGGGAAAtggttgaaattttgaaacttggGTGGCATTTGATTTGAGCGTCCGCATCTAATTCAGTATGTAGTATATGTGACTGATTATGTTTTTGGTTGAGGATTAGGGATATTGGGGTGATTAGGTTTTAGTTTCTAGCTTTTGGGTCTTTGGGTATATTTTGTGTGTCtgcgtgagagagagagagagagagagagagagagagagagagagagagagaggaaaaaacGCATGAATTCTGTTTAATTCCAGCTAACTTATATAATGAAATTCTAAAGCGTTTTCGGGAAATTTTGGTGGTTAGGTAATATGGCACACAGGTTGCTTAGGAATGTGGAGGCAGATGGTTGGGAACGATCAGATTTTCCCATCATCTGCGAGTCATGCTTGGGAGACAATCCCTATGTCCGGATGACACGAGCTGATTATGACAAGGAGTGCAAGATTTGCACACGTCCGTTCACAGTTTTCAGGTGGAGGCCTGGTCGTGATGCACGATTTAAGAAGTCAGAGATTTGCCAGACGTGCAGTAAGTTGAAAAACGTTTGTCAAGTTTGTCTCTTGGATCTTGAATATGGCTTGCCAGTTCAGGTTCGAGATACTGCTCTGGCCATCAGTTCTGACGATGCTATTCCAAAGAGTGATGTAAATAGGGAGTTTTTTGCTGAGGAACATGACCGAAAGGTaacttttttgtctttttcttgaataatcaGTCTAAGTTAGGGCATCAGTTTTATGTAAATGTTTTGAAATACTTTAGcatctaatttattttaattggtGAGTGCAGGCTAGAGCTGGTATAGATTATGAATCTTCATACGGAAAGGCACGGCCCAGTGACACTATTCTGAAACTTCAAAGAACAACACCCTATTACAAAAGGAACAGAGCACATGTCTGCAGTTTTTACATCCGGGGTGAGTGTACAAGAGGTGCTGAGTGCCCTTACAGGCACGAAATGCCCATAACTGGGGAATTGTCACAACAAAATATCAAAGATCGTTACTATGGGTATGTCTTCATACTTTACTTCATCTCGAAATGATAAGGAAGCATTAGTTTGTGGTTGCATGTTTTATGCTCATTGTTAGCTTACAACTGTTGGCTAGTTAAAACTTGTGAATTTGTTTGTTGATGAGCATTATTCTGATGTTTAATGGTTTCCACTCAATTGTTTGCTGAGATTGAAAGTCTACCTATTTTCATTTAAAGAGGAAATTATTAAATAAGAAGTGGTAGATAAACAAGTATATGAAGTCCGAATTTTCTCTTcgttttggttttgtttaataTCTTTGTTCGTATTCCTCTTTCAATAAGTCAGAGTTGAACTATCGATCTGAAGGTAATAGGGTGTGCTACTTCAGCCAATAGCTGTTTCAACCAACATTATTGCTTTCAAAAACCTATAGCTATATCCCTAATTTTGCTGTCACATCTTTGCACATGCCTATAATGTAATCCTATGGATTTCTGAATTTTGTGATGCTCATGTTTCATCGTTAAATATCTGCAGAGTCAATGATCCAGTGGCGATGAAGCTTCTTAACAAGGCCGGAGAGATGCCCTCCTTGGAACCTCCTGAGGATGGAAGCATAAGAACCTTATACGTGGGTGGGCTTGATGCGAGAATTTCGGAGCAGGATTTGAGGGATCAGTTTTATGCTCATGGTGAAATAGAATCCGTTAGGATGGTACTGCAACGAGCATGTGCGTTTGTAACCTACACAACAAGAGAAGGTGCAGAAAAGGCTGCAGAAGAACTCTCTAACAAACTGGTAATAAAGGGTTTGAGGTTGAAGTTAATGTGGGGTAGGCCTCAAGCACCTAAACAGGAATCAGAGGGCACGGCTGAAGCTAGACAGCAGGCGGTGGCTCATGGTGGTTTGTTGCCTCGAGCAGTCATATCTCAACAACAGAACCAATCACAAGACCCAGCTGCACCTGTGCACTACTACAACGTGCCACCTCCACCTTCACAGGAGAGGTCATTCTATCCATCCATGGATCCTCAAAGAATGGGTGCCCTTATTCCATCGAAGGAAGGGGCTCCTAGTGGGATCACAGGGTCAGGAGAGCGCAGTTCCGCTTCAGAGAGGCAGCAACATAGTCAGCATTATGCTTTTCAGAACATGGCTCATCCACATGGCCAATATCGTCAGCAGTTTTATCCTCCATATGGGCATATGCCTCCACCATCACCACAGTACCAGCAATACCCTCCgcaatatcatgctacagtgCCGCCACCAACATCCTTGCCAATGAACCATCAGTACCAGCATTCTGCGACACCAGGGCCGGCACCCCCAGGTTCTACATCTTTGGGATCTGCGCCGTCATCAGGATCTGCACCTTCAAGTTCTGGACCTTCGGAATCTACTCCATCTGCATCCGGATCTGCACCAACGGGGTCATCACAGCAGTGACACTGCCCTCCTATTATTGTTTTAATACTGTCGTTACGCGTGCTTTTGGTTATTCGAATCAAAACTGGGCTTGCATTCTGGATTTCGGAAATTAATCTGTATCTTCCCAGGGTTTGCCCTTGTAAGCAAAAATTCTGCACCTTTTGTGGATCAATCCTttactttttgtgtttttggagtTAACCTGAGCATTACATTGTTGCGTTGAGGTTTAATCTGCGCATTTCATTTTTGCTTTGAGCATTTAAATTCGGGGATTCTGAAGAATGGTGCcatcattcttacaaaaaattgaaatttcctCTTTCCTCCTATCAGCCTATGAATTAGGATCAAGTTGAACCCTTTTATGTTTTCTTCAACCATTTATTCTGAATGTGATTTTGAAACTGGTGAAGTTTGTCACCAACACGTAGACGTAGGTTACGTAGGTTTAGTCAAAATGGCTAAAGCAGTGCACACTATACtttgcattcaagtttgaaTCCTCTTCTCCGTAACTGAGATGAATATTAATGTAAAAATTGTCCTAAGCTATGTTGCACTGATACTTCAAATTTGGATAAGGGTGAGTATCGGATACCCACACTCCCACGATACCCCAACGATACCTTCCGATATGCATCAGATACTCTATTTGGAGTTGCTGACTTTTTGTTGATTTCGGATACTCTGCGGATACGGTCAAGATACTCCTAAGATATTGATCTAGGAATTTGA is a window from the Pyrus communis chromosome 16, drPyrComm1.1, whole genome shotgun sequence genome containing:
- the LOC137720229 gene encoding zinc finger CCCH domain-containing protein 40-like, which translates into the protein MAHRLLRNVEADGWERSDFPIICESCLGDNPYVRMTRADYDKECKICTRPFTVFRWRPGRDARFKKSEICQTCSKLKNVCQVCLLDLEYGLPVQVRDTALAISSDDAIPKSDVNREFFAEEHDRKARAGIDYESSYGKARPSDTILKLQRTTPYYKRNRAHVCSFYIRGECTRGAECPYRHEMPITGELSQQNIKDRYYGVNDPVAMKLLNKAGEMPSLEPPEDGSIRTLYVGGLDARISEQDLRDQFYAHGEIESVRMVLQRACAFVTYTTREGAEKAAEELSNKLVIKGLRLKLMWGRPQAPKQESEGTAEARQQAVAHGGLLPRAVISQQQNQSQDPAAPVHYYNVPPPPSQERSFYPSMDPQRMGALIPSKEGAPSGITGSGERSSASERQQHSQHYAFQNMAHPHGQYRQQFYPPYGHMPPPSPQYQQYPPQYHATVPPPTSLPMNHQYQHSATPGPAPPGSTSLGSAPSSGSAPSSSGPSESTPSASGSAPTGSSQQ